The proteins below are encoded in one region of Flavobacterium sp. IMCC34852:
- a CDS encoding nuclear transport factor 2 family protein, whose protein sequence is MRNTLFSLLMLFGFSGQAQNIEVQKTIETFFEGFHAKDTVKIKSICSEKLILQSISESPKGNKFSEESPKEFYVSMATIPAEVKFEEKILSYNIQVDGTMAHAWTPYEFYINGKLSHKGVNAFTLFKEANGWKIVHLIDTRRK, encoded by the coding sequence ATGAGAAATACACTTTTTTCACTGCTAATGCTTTTTGGTTTTTCGGGTCAAGCCCAAAATATCGAAGTTCAAAAAACGATCGAAACGTTCTTCGAGGGTTTTCACGCCAAAGACACAGTAAAAATCAAATCGATTTGCAGCGAGAAATTAATACTGCAATCTATATCGGAAAGTCCGAAAGGCAATAAGTTTTCTGAAGAATCGCCCAAAGAGTTTTATGTTTCAATGGCCACTATACCTGCAGAAGTAAAGTTTGAAGAAAAAATTTTAAGTTACAATATTCAAGTCGATGGTACTATGGCTCACGCGTGGACGCCTTATGAATTCTACATCAACGGCAAGTTGAGTCATAAAGGCGTGAATGCGTTTACTTTGTTTAAAGAAGCCAATGGTTGGAAGATTGTTCACCTAATAGATACCCGTAGAAAGTAA
- a CDS encoding L-serine ammonia-lyase translates to MEECISVFDMLKIGVGPSSSHTLGPWRAAERFLNELKEDNQLIKVTHVKVDLYGSLSLTGKGHATDYAVMLGLSGQDPEYIPVQNIDSIIQSIGQTHQINLANEILMTFNPETDIVFNKNFLPFHANGMTFTATTNDGQTILSTFYSIGGGFVVKEERVNAKKKHQIKCAFPFPIQNAAELLEYTIKENKSISEIVYANEISMRPEAEVHSELMRVWNTMLECMYIGCHSEGILPGGLNVRRRAFDMHQNLIGLANYNSPQEWLETIRKTEVKFRQILKWVSCFALAVNEVNAALGRVVTAPTNGSAGVIPAVLMYYMVIENHQADEKQIKQFLMVAGEIGSIFKKGSTISAAMGGCQAEIGVSSAMAAGALCEVMGGTPDQVLMAAEIAMEHHLGLTCDPIGGLVQIPCIERNTMGAIKAINAAELAMETDAKNAKVPLDKVIDTMWQTAKDMNSKYKETSEGGLAVAVNMADC, encoded by the coding sequence ATGGAAGAATGCATTTCGGTATTTGATATGCTCAAAATAGGTGTCGGACCATCAAGTTCACACACACTCGGTCCTTGGCGTGCTGCGGAACGTTTTTTAAACGAATTAAAGGAAGACAACCAGTTGATCAAAGTCACTCATGTGAAAGTGGATTTATACGGTTCGTTATCGCTCACCGGTAAAGGTCATGCTACTGATTACGCGGTAATGTTGGGCTTAAGCGGTCAAGATCCGGAGTATATTCCGGTACAAAATATCGATAGTATCATTCAATCGATTGGTCAAACGCACCAAATTAACTTGGCCAACGAAATTTTAATGACCTTCAATCCCGAAACCGATATTGTTTTCAACAAGAACTTTTTACCGTTTCATGCTAATGGGATGACTTTTACCGCTACAACCAATGACGGACAAACAATCCTGTCTACCTTCTACTCTATCGGTGGAGGATTTGTAGTGAAAGAAGAGCGCGTAAATGCTAAAAAGAAGCACCAAATCAAATGTGCCTTTCCGTTTCCGATTCAAAATGCAGCCGAATTATTGGAATATACCATCAAAGAAAACAAATCTATCTCTGAAATTGTGTATGCCAATGAAATCTCGATGCGTCCCGAAGCTGAAGTTCACAGCGAACTCATGCGTGTTTGGAACACAATGTTAGAATGTATGTACATTGGTTGTCATTCCGAAGGAATTCTGCCGGGTGGCTTGAACGTACGCCGACGCGCCTTTGATATGCACCAAAATTTGATTGGTTTGGCCAATTACAATTCGCCTCAAGAATGGCTGGAAACCATCCGTAAAACGGAAGTGAAATTTCGCCAAATCTTAAAGTGGGTTTCTTGTTTTGCTTTGGCCGTAAACGAAGTCAATGCGGCTTTAGGTCGCGTAGTAACTGCACCAACCAACGGTAGTGCAGGGGTTATTCCGGCTGTATTGATGTATTATATGGTTATAGAAAACCACCAAGCCGACGAAAAACAAATCAAACAATTCCTGATGGTGGCCGGAGAAATTGGTAGTATATTCAAAAAAGGTTCTACTATTTCAGCCGCTATGGGCGGATGTCAAGCCGAAATTGGGGTTTCCTCAGCCATGGCGGCCGGCGCTTTGTGCGAAGTCATGGGCGGAACACCAGATCAAGTTTTAATGGCTGCAGAAATTGCGATGGAACATCACTTAGGATTGACTTGTGATCCTATTGGCGGATTGGTTCAAATTCCGTGTATAGAAAGAAATACGATGGGTGCTATCAAAGCCATTAACGCTGCAGAATTAGCGATGGAAACCGATGCTAAAAATGCCAAAGTGCCTTTGGATAAAGTCATCGATACCATGTGGCAAACAGCCAAAGACATGAATTCTAAATACAAAGAAACCTCCGAAGGTGGCCTCGCTGTAGCCGTAAATATGGCGGATTGTTAG
- a CDS encoding Pr6Pr family membrane protein, giving the protein MSDTLKDKLIFFGATLGWFAVVVQFVLMMQNRVESLTETTIRFFSYFTILTNCLVALYFSILWYKKPLLLFTRFKKPGFLTATTLYIATVGIVYQFLLRDIWEPTGMQRIVDELLHSIIPTYVLVFWIIYENKKDVSWRAIPNWLLYPLLYLIFILFRGNLSGFYPYPFVDVTELGLEKVLTFSGFLFLAFAIGAIVFVGFGKSIKTDKL; this is encoded by the coding sequence ATGTCAGACACTTTAAAAGACAAACTCATCTTCTTTGGTGCCACTTTGGGTTGGTTTGCGGTGGTTGTTCAATTTGTATTGATGATGCAAAACCGAGTAGAATCGCTAACCGAAACGACCATCCGCTTTTTTAGTTATTTTACCATATTAACCAATTGTTTGGTGGCTTTGTATTTTTCGATATTATGGTACAAAAAACCCCTTTTACTTTTCACCCGATTTAAAAAACCGGGTTTCTTAACCGCTACAACACTTTATATTGCTACTGTTGGTATTGTCTATCAATTTTTGTTGCGCGACATTTGGGAACCAACCGGTATGCAAAGAATCGTAGACGAATTGCTACACTCCATCATTCCAACTTATGTACTGGTATTTTGGATTATCTATGAAAACAAAAAAGACGTTTCTTGGCGCGCTATTCCAAATTGGTTGCTTTATCCATTGCTCTATTTGATTTTCATTCTTTTTAGAGGCAATCTGTCGGGATTTTATCCTTATCCGTTTGTAGATGTAACCGAATTGGGTTTAGAAAAAGTGCTGACCTTCAGCGGTTTTTTATTCTTGGCTTTTGCCATAGGCGCCATTGTTTTTGTCGGGTTCGGAAAATCAATTAAAACCGATAAACTGTAA
- a CDS encoding oxygenase MpaB family protein → MEYFVEEQSIVRKIWGKSDTVLFIFAGAAAEFALNKAVDWLYFTGKLPSDPLGRLFATVRYARMIVFDPKEEANKAIDMMRKIHGAVEENRGAVIPDWAYRDVLFMLIHYSIAAYELLEEKLTEAEKEEVYNVFYRVGVRMGLKKLPITYLDWLPVRQDHLMADLQESHYTKDLFQQYKKHLGAFRFKVLLEGQKLVCPNRVKTLLQFSNFSLLTPVVPIYKLSQKFNMDQWIKTLLLPKAYKAQIDELNVYREKN, encoded by the coding sequence ATGGAATATTTTGTAGAAGAACAATCGATAGTTAGAAAAATATGGGGCAAGAGTGATACTGTTTTATTTATTTTTGCCGGTGCTGCGGCTGAATTTGCTTTGAACAAAGCTGTTGACTGGCTTTACTTTACGGGTAAGTTGCCTTCTGATCCTTTGGGTAGATTATTTGCTACAGTTAGGTATGCCCGAATGATAGTTTTCGATCCAAAAGAAGAGGCTAACAAGGCAATAGATATGATGCGAAAAATACATGGTGCTGTGGAAGAAAATCGAGGGGCAGTAATTCCGGATTGGGCTTATCGCGATGTGTTGTTTATGTTGATTCACTATTCGATTGCTGCCTATGAATTGTTAGAAGAAAAATTGACCGAGGCTGAAAAAGAAGAAGTCTATAATGTTTTTTATCGGGTAGGAGTGAGAATGGGATTGAAAAAGTTGCCAATAACTTATTTAGATTGGTTACCCGTGAGACAAGATCATTTGATGGCCGATTTACAAGAAAGTCATTACACCAAAGACCTTTTTCAACAATACAAAAAGCATCTTGGCGCTTTCCGTTTTAAGGTGTTATTGGAAGGACAAAAGTTAGTTTGTCCTAACAGGGTAAAGACCTTGTTGCAGTTTAGTAACTTTTCTTTGCTCACACCAGTGGTACCTATTTATAAATTGAGCCAAAAGTTCAACATGGATCAATGGATTAAAACCCTATTGCTGCCAAAAGCTTACAAAGCTCAAATAGATGAGCTGAATGTTTATCGCGAAAAAAACTAA
- the trhA gene encoding PAQR family membrane homeostasis protein TrhA, giving the protein MKHREQTRNEELANAVSHGLGVLFCLIAMPIVLTITYNNKDLTSFYSVAAFAVGMFLVYSCSALYHFVQKEKTKNLLQIADHISIYFLIAGTYTPLMIKYLPSETAFIFLTTMWTVVFLGMFFKVFFIKKFEWLSVVLYLVMGWMIIFVIKPLIDTVPLEIFWWILGGGLSYTIGVYFYVKSYKYYYHTVWHIFVLLGTILHFMAIYKSL; this is encoded by the coding sequence ATGAAACATCGAGAGCAAACCCGTAACGAAGAATTGGCCAACGCCGTTTCACACGGTTTGGGTGTATTGTTTTGTTTGATTGCAATGCCGATTGTCTTAACTATAACTTATAACAACAAAGACTTAACTAGTTTTTATTCGGTGGCAGCCTTTGCGGTTGGGATGTTTTTAGTTTACAGCTGTTCTGCTCTTTATCATTTTGTTCAAAAAGAAAAGACAAAAAACCTGCTCCAAATAGCCGATCACATCAGTATATATTTCCTGATTGCCGGAACTTATACTCCATTGATGATAAAATACCTACCGTCGGAAACTGCTTTTATTTTTCTCACCACGATGTGGACAGTGGTCTTCTTGGGTATGTTTTTTAAAGTATTCTTCATCAAAAAATTCGAATGGTTATCGGTTGTACTTTATTTGGTAATGGGCTGGATGATTATTTTTGTAATTAAACCGTTGATTGATACAGTTCCATTAGAAATATTTTGGTGGATTTTGGGCGGTGGTTTGAGTTATACTATCGGAGTTTATTTTTATGTTAAAAGTTATAAATATTATTATCATACGGTTTGGCATATTTTTGTCTTATTAGGCACAATACTTCATTTTATGGCCATTTATAAAAGTCTGTAG
- a CDS encoding TPR end-of-group domain-containing protein: MKNYFFCLLILSGAMVSAQTQREIYNNSIKAYEAKDYRTFLKLTKKLDSIRPFHPTFTYNLASAYALNNKTEESLAVLKKLVLMDNTAEFEKDTDFNSLQSTEGFKAILALKATQKTVVANSEKVVTLSEKALHPEGLTYLAKAKIWLASSIHQRKIVTFDSKTGVCTDWLTNVDLLSVFAMKADAKEEYLWVATSAMPEMENFSAAMDGKAEILKVNIKNKQIVKRYTIEGQHVFGDIYVTKKNTVYVSDSAKPILYKIENDEMKPFVSFENEGFNLQGITMNNEENKLFLADYLKGIAVVDIKTLSKSWLTFPEGTIGKGIDGLLFYKDKLVAVQNGVTPIRLTQFDLNKTQNGIESFRIIDQNRPEFDEPALATVVGNKLYFFANSPWKAYDKNGVLDLNKVKNPELYSLEF, encoded by the coding sequence ATGAAAAACTACTTCTTTTGTCTTTTAATATTATCGGGTGCCATGGTTTCGGCTCAAACCCAAAGAGAAATATACAACAACAGCATCAAAGCTTATGAAGCGAAAGACTATCGAACTTTTCTTAAGTTGACCAAAAAACTCGACAGCATTCGGCCTTTTCATCCAACGTTTACCTATAATTTGGCTTCGGCTTATGCTTTAAATAATAAAACCGAAGAATCTTTGGCCGTGTTGAAGAAATTGGTTTTGATGGATAATACTGCCGAATTTGAAAAAGACACCGACTTCAATTCGCTCCAAAGCACCGAAGGTTTCAAAGCTATTTTAGCCTTAAAGGCCACTCAAAAAACTGTGGTAGCTAATTCTGAGAAAGTCGTGACGCTATCCGAAAAAGCCTTGCATCCGGAAGGTTTGACTTATTTGGCGAAAGCCAAAATTTGGTTGGCCTCAAGTATTCACCAAAGAAAAATTGTCACTTTTGACAGTAAAACTGGTGTTTGTACTGATTGGTTAACCAATGTTGATTTGCTCTCCGTTTTCGCCATGAAAGCCGATGCGAAAGAGGAATATTTATGGGTAGCGACTTCGGCTATGCCTGAAATGGAAAACTTTTCTGCAGCTATGGATGGCAAAGCTGAAATTCTGAAAGTAAATATTAAAAACAAGCAAATTGTAAAACGATACACTATTGAAGGACAACATGTTTTCGGGGATATTTATGTGACCAAGAAAAATACGGTTTATGTTTCAGACAGTGCTAAGCCAATACTTTACAAAATTGAAAACGACGAAATGAAGCCTTTTGTGTCATTTGAAAACGAAGGTTTTAATTTGCAAGGCATAACAATGAATAACGAAGAGAACAAACTTTTCTTAGCCGATTATTTAAAAGGAATTGCGGTTGTCGACATAAAAACGCTTTCCAAATCGTGGTTAACATTTCCCGAAGGAACCATTGGCAAAGGTATTGATGGTTTGCTGTTTTATAAAGATAAATTAGTAGCAGTACAAAATGGTGTTACACCCATAAGACTGACCCAATTCGATTTAAATAAAACCCAAAACGGTATCGAAAGCTTTCGTATTATTGATCAAAACCGACCCGAATTTGACGAGCCGGCTTTGGCTACTGTGGTTGGAAACAAATTGTATTTCTTTGCCAATTCCCCATGGAAGGCTTATGACAAAAATGGAGTGTTGGATTTGAATAAAGTTAAAAATCCGGAGTTGTATTCTTTGGAGTTTTAA
- a CDS encoding alpha/beta hydrolase — MLRKILLRTIIVLLGLTLIGYIAFKVSPYPSALLIRSAFNKGGIESNKALERYVPKGIVSKLNITYDASDKDAKLDLYYPDSINSATTKLPVIVWTHGGGLISGSKEHVANYCKILASYGYMVVAIDYSVAPEAVYPTPVRQLNTALQFLTKNANLFPMDANQLFLAGDSGGSHISAQLATIVTSPDYAKATKVNPKILPHQIKGMILYCGPYETDKINTEGDFGAFMRTVLWSYSGDRNFVNNEYFKTASVLNFVTKDFPATFISVGNDDPLGYHSLALADKLDSLGVEVDRLFYPKGFAPKLPHEYQFNFETDAAKLALGKSMIFVQSKVKTPKNTTPDF, encoded by the coding sequence ATGTTAAGAAAAATTCTCCTCAGAACTATTATCGTGCTTTTGGGTTTAACCCTAATTGGCTATATCGCCTTTAAAGTTTCCCCATATCCTTCTGCTCTATTGATTCGCTCAGCTTTTAACAAAGGTGGAATTGAGTCCAATAAAGCTTTAGAAAGATATGTTCCTAAAGGAATCGTTTCAAAATTGAACATCACTTACGATGCGTCGGATAAAGATGCAAAACTCGATTTGTATTATCCCGATTCTATTAATTCAGCCACCACCAAATTACCTGTAATTGTCTGGACACATGGCGGCGGTTTGATTTCAGGCAGTAAAGAGCATGTGGCCAATTATTGCAAAATCTTAGCTTCATATGGCTATATGGTAGTAGCCATTGATTATTCAGTAGCACCTGAAGCGGTTTATCCAACTCCTGTGCGCCAACTCAATACAGCCTTACAGTTTTTAACTAAAAACGCTAATTTATTTCCTATGGATGCGAATCAACTCTTTTTGGCCGGAGATTCCGGTGGTTCGCATATCTCGGCTCAATTGGCCACTATAGTAACTTCTCCGGATTATGCCAAAGCCACTAAAGTAAATCCTAAAATTTTACCCCATCAAATCAAAGGCATGATTTTGTACTGCGGACCATATGAAACTGATAAAATCAATACCGAAGGGGATTTTGGCGCTTTTATGCGAACCGTTTTATGGTCGTATAGCGGTGATCGGAATTTTGTAAACAATGAGTATTTTAAAACTGCTTCTGTTTTAAATTTTGTGACCAAAGATTTTCCGGCTACTTTCATTTCTGTCGGCAATGATGATCCGTTGGGATACCATTCTTTGGCTTTAGCCGATAAATTGGACAGTCTTGGCGTTGAAGTCGACCGTTTGTTTTATCCTAAAGGTTTTGCGCCGAAGTTACCTCATGAATATCAATTCAACTTTGAAACCGATGCCGCCAAGTTAGCGCTGGGTAAGTCAATGATTTTTGTCCAATCAAAAGTTAAAACTCCAAAGAATACAACTCCGGATTTTTAA
- a CDS encoding SLC13 family permease has product MQHNFTVHKKEIGLVIGALLSILCFVFNPFSLPFQANLVLAITVLMIVWWITEALPMPVVALLPIVLFPSFGIAPLKEVSMAYGDPIVFLFMGGFFLALAIEKWSLHKRMALGIITITGTNGNRIILGFIMATGFLSLWLSNTATTMMMFPIALSVIHVIKTHNKNEKNVHNFSLVLMLSIAYASNFALGTIIATPPNVAYVGYIEERFNHTITFVNWLVLFMPLTLILMFLLYFILVKWLYPNRIKHSEEVSAAIKKAQRQLGIMSAAEWRVFLIFGLTVLLWIIKDLLNEYQNFVVLDDTIIALMAAVLLFLVPSKTQTHEGKLERLLSWTDTEKMAWDVLLLFGGGIALANALEDSQLVHEFGTGLATIATDNLFLIILIVTTISVFLSEVISNLALVIILAPVLSSLALSLDINPLLLGVPMTLGASCACMLPMGTPPNAIIFAKGHIKIEHMMRTGLVLNLICILIISLFCWLFMPMLPL; this is encoded by the coding sequence ATGCAGCATAATTTTACAGTTCATAAAAAAGAAATTGGTTTAGTCATAGGTGCTTTGCTTAGTATTTTGTGTTTTGTTTTTAATCCGTTTTCGTTGCCATTTCAGGCTAATTTGGTTTTAGCCATTACAGTTCTAATGATTGTTTGGTGGATTACTGAGGCTTTACCTATGCCGGTAGTGGCATTGTTACCCATAGTTTTGTTCCCCTCTTTTGGAATTGCGCCACTTAAAGAAGTCTCCATGGCTTACGGAGATCCTATAGTATTTCTTTTTATGGGTGGTTTTTTTCTGGCTCTGGCCATTGAAAAATGGAGCTTGCACAAGCGAATGGCACTCGGTATTATTACAATCACCGGAACCAATGGCAATCGGATTATTCTTGGATTTATTATGGCAACGGGTTTTCTGAGCTTGTGGCTAAGCAATACTGCTACGACCATGATGATGTTTCCTATTGCGCTGTCAGTGATTCATGTAATTAAAACCCACAATAAGAATGAAAAGAACGTACACAATTTTTCATTGGTATTAATGCTTTCCATTGCTTATGCTTCTAATTTTGCTTTGGGAACTATTATTGCAACACCGCCTAATGTAGCTTATGTAGGTTATATAGAGGAACGTTTTAACCATACCATTACCTTTGTTAATTGGTTGGTATTGTTCATGCCTTTGACACTTATCTTAATGTTTTTATTGTATTTTATTTTGGTGAAATGGTTGTATCCTAACAGAATAAAACACAGTGAAGAAGTGTCTGCTGCTATAAAGAAAGCCCAACGACAATTAGGCATCATGAGCGCAGCAGAATGGCGGGTATTTTTGATTTTTGGTTTGACGGTTTTATTGTGGATTATAAAAGATTTACTCAATGAATACCAAAATTTTGTGGTGCTTGATGATACCATCATTGCTTTAATGGCTGCCGTATTGTTGTTCTTAGTTCCATCAAAAACGCAAACCCATGAAGGAAAACTGGAACGATTGCTGTCATGGACAGATACCGAAAAAATGGCTTGGGATGTATTGCTTTTATTTGGTGGTGGTATTGCCTTAGCCAATGCATTAGAGGATTCTCAACTGGTACACGAATTTGGTACCGGTTTGGCCACTATTGCCACAGACAATTTGTTTTTGATTATACTGATAGTAACAACCATATCAGTGTTTTTGAGTGAAGTAATCAGTAATTTAGCTTTGGTGATTATTCTTGCTCCGGTGCTTAGTTCTTTGGCCTTGTCGTTGGATATTAATCCATTATTATTGGGTGTCCCAATGACACTTGGTGCTAGCTGTGCTTGTATGCTCCCAATGGGAACACCGCCAAACGCCATCATTTTTGCTAAAGGACATATCAAAATAGAACACATGATGCGAACCGGACTGGTTTTGAATCTGATCTGCATTCTTATTATTAGTTTGTTCTGTTGGCTTTTTATGCCGATGCTGCCTTTGTAG
- a CDS encoding NAD(P)-dependent alcohol dehydrogenase codes for MATTNVKAYGTGAPDAPLAEMTIERRDILENDIEIDIMYCGVCHSDLHFAKNDWGMTTYPVVPGHEIVGKVTRVGSGVSKLKVGDFAAVGCLVDSCRTCSSCEKDLEQYCLNGWVGTYGGFDKHLNQPTHGGYSQKIVVDENFVLSVPANLDLAAVAPLLCAGITTWSPLRHWNVGKGTKVAVVGLGGLGHMAIKLAKGLGAEVTLFSRTPGKEKDALDLGADAVIISTDEAQMASVTGKFDVIIDTVPYVHDVNPYIGTLAISGTLVIVGYLGGLEPILNTVPLIMGRKSVAASLIGGIAETQEMLDFCGKHNIVSEIELIKMQDINAAYERMLKSDVRYRFVIDMASLKD; via the coding sequence ATGGCAACAACAAATGTAAAAGCATACGGAACCGGCGCACCTGATGCACCTTTAGCCGAAATGACTATCGAGCGCAGAGATATTTTGGAAAATGATATTGAGATTGATATCATGTATTGTGGTGTTTGCCATTCAGACTTACACTTTGCCAAAAACGACTGGGGCATGACCACTTATCCGGTTGTTCCGGGGCATGAAATTGTTGGTAAAGTAACCAGAGTAGGTAGCGGAGTAAGCAAATTAAAAGTAGGTGATTTTGCCGCTGTAGGTTGCTTAGTCGATTCGTGCCGCACTTGTAGTAGCTGCGAAAAAGATTTAGAACAATATTGTTTGAATGGATGGGTTGGTACTTATGGTGGTTTTGACAAGCATTTGAACCAACCAACACATGGTGGTTATTCTCAAAAAATAGTAGTCGATGAAAACTTTGTATTAAGCGTTCCCGCTAATTTAGATTTAGCTGCAGTTGCCCCATTGCTTTGTGCGGGTATAACCACTTGGTCCCCGTTACGTCATTGGAATGTTGGTAAAGGAACTAAAGTCGCTGTTGTTGGGCTAGGTGGATTGGGTCATATGGCTATTAAATTGGCCAAAGGTCTTGGCGCTGAAGTTACCCTTTTCTCCAGAACTCCAGGCAAAGAAAAAGACGCTTTAGACTTAGGCGCCGATGCGGTGATTATTTCTACAGATGAAGCCCAAATGGCTTCGGTCACCGGTAAGTTTGATGTGATTATTGATACTGTTCCTTATGTACACGATGTCAATCCGTATATAGGCACTTTAGCCATAAGCGGTACTTTGGTAATCGTTGGTTACTTAGGCGGATTAGAACCGATACTCAATACAGTTCCATTAATTATGGGAAGAAAATCGGTGGCAGCTTCTTTGATTGGCGGCATCGCTGAAACTCAGGAAATGTTAGATTTTTGCGGTAAGCACAATATTGTTTCGGAAATAGAGCTCATTAAAATGCAAGACATCAATGCCGCTTATGAACGAATGCTGAAAAGCGATGTGCGTTACCGTTTTGTAATCGACATGGCTTCTTTAAAAGACTAA
- a CDS encoding outer membrane beta-barrel protein: protein MKKFILILFIGVSTFAQENKALKLSFSGYLETYYAYDFNRPEAQTKLPFMYNYNRHNEFNINIGLLRTKVEYDNAYASLAIHAGTYVDDNYANENTKILSEAFIGLYLDKERKSSFEVGILPSYIGFETATSATNLTLTRSLLAENSPYFMTGAKYTYKPNDKWQFSALVTNGWQRINKPEKNVSPALGSQIVYKPSDKSTFNWSTFSGKELYNDEWGMRYFSNLYWDQQWNSKWRTILGFDAGMQTDVSDNDRKLFWMSPIFIFQYTLASKWQTAFRAEYYQDKDQVIIAADDEFKTIGTSLNIDYLISDKVKLRTEARYLNSQEKVFVKATSLTNNNFYITSSLTFEF, encoded by the coding sequence ATGAAGAAGTTTATACTAATATTATTTATTGGGGTTTCGACTTTTGCCCAAGAAAACAAAGCCTTAAAATTATCCTTTTCGGGTTATTTAGAAACTTATTATGCCTATGATTTCAATCGGCCGGAAGCACAAACAAAACTTCCTTTTATGTATAATTACAATCGGCACAACGAGTTCAATATTAATATTGGTTTGTTAAGGACTAAAGTTGAATATGACAATGCTTATGCTTCATTGGCAATACACGCCGGAACTTATGTTGACGATAATTATGCCAATGAAAATACTAAAATTTTAAGCGAAGCTTTTATAGGATTGTATCTTGATAAAGAAAGAAAATCATCGTTTGAGGTTGGTATTTTACCAAGCTATATCGGATTTGAAACCGCTACCTCTGCTACTAATCTAACCTTAACACGTTCTTTGCTAGCCGAGAATTCACCTTATTTTATGACCGGAGCAAAATATACTTATAAGCCCAATGACAAATGGCAATTTTCAGCATTGGTAACCAATGGTTGGCAACGCATTAACAAGCCTGAAAAAAATGTTTCACCGGCTTTGGGTTCACAAATAGTTTACAAACCCTCGGATAAATCAACTTTTAACTGGAGTACTTTTTCGGGTAAAGAATTGTACAACGATGAATGGGGTATGCGATATTTCAGTAATTTGTATTGGGACCAACAATGGAATTCCAAATGGCGCACCATTCTAGGTTTTGATGCCGGAATGCAGACGGATGTTTCGGATAATGACCGTAAGTTGTTTTGGATGAGTCCGATTTTTATTTTCCAATATACTTTGGCATCTAAATGGCAAACCGCTTTCAGAGCCGAATATTATCAAGATAAAGACCAAGTGATAATTGCTGCAGATGATGAGTTTAAAACCATTGGAACGTCATTGAATATAGATTATCTAATCAGCGACAAAGTCAAATTAAGAACCGAAGCCAGGTATTTAAACAGTCAGGAAAAGGTATTTGTCAAAGCTACTTCCTTAACAAATAACAATTTTTATATTACCTCAAGTTTGACCTTTGAATTCTAA
- a CDS encoding META domain-containing protein, which yields MKKNALLLLSLFSILVSACCSTKTNIVKQTDSKTAFYDYAWELEYISGTRIAFDGLYPDRKPNIMFKEAESQFSGNTSCNSYSGKYTKKENSIQFGDAMKTMAFCEGGGEEAFLRMLGKVNRFAFDSEGKLLLLADDIPMMRFKKIAKPN from the coding sequence ATGAAAAAGAACGCTCTTTTATTGCTCTCGCTATTTTCAATTTTAGTCTCGGCTTGTTGTAGCACAAAAACTAATATAGTCAAGCAAACTGACAGCAAAACTGCTTTTTATGATTATGCTTGGGAACTCGAATACATATCGGGAACTCGAATTGCTTTTGACGGATTGTATCCGGATAGGAAACCAAATATCATGTTCAAAGAAGCCGAGAGCCAATTCAGCGGCAACACGAGTTGCAATAGCTACAGTGGAAAATATACCAAAAAGGAAAACAGCATTCAATTTGGTGATGCCATGAAAACCATGGCGTTTTGTGAAGGCGGTGGTGAAGAAGCTTTTCTGAGAATGCTGGGTAAAGTCAACCGATTTGCCTTTGACAGCGAGGGAAAATTGCTACTGCTTGCAGATGATATTCCTATGATGCGTTTCAAGAAAATTGCAAAGCCAAACTAA